DNA from Kitasatospora acidiphila:
GGCGTGGCGGATGCGGGTGCTGAGCGGGCCTCAGACGGCGCCCGGGCCGGGCTGGGTGCGGGCCGACGGCTTCGCGGCGCGGATCGACGAGCTGGTCGCGGGGGAGGCGGCCCGGATCCTGGCCGACCACGGCCGCGCGGTGCCCGCCCGGGTGGCCGCCTCCCGGCTGCTGCACCACTACCTCTGGTCGGCCTGCCTGCTGGCCGGCGGGCCGTGGTACCTGGCCGACCTGGTGCCCGAGCTGCACCCCGGCCAGGTGTGGCTGCACCCGGCCACCGGTGACCTCGCCTTCCGCCCGGGGGCTGTCGGACCGACGGCTCGCCGGACCGACTGCGCGACACCATCGGCGAGTTCGCCGAACCGGCGGTGGCCGCCTTCCAGGCCGTCACCCGTCGCGGCCCGCGCGCCCTGTGGGGCATGGTGGCGGACGACCTGGTCTCCGGCATCTGGTACCTGGGCCGGATGCTCGACCGCGAGGAGCACGCCGCCGCGCGGGCGGCCGAGCTGCTGCCCGGCGGCACGGCCCCGCTGCACGGCCCGGCGGGCTTCCGCCGGTTGCCGGCCGGGGAGTTGACCAGGACCCGAGCCGGCTGCTGCATGTACTACGCGATCCGCCCCGCGGAGGCCTGCCTGACCTGCCCGCGCGTCGGCGACGCGGAACGGAGCCGGCGGCTCACCGCCTGAGTTGTTCCCCCAGCACGGTCGGGGCCTCCAACAACGACGGCCCGTACCAGGTGAGATGGCGCCCGCTCAGCAGCGCGGCCGGGATGCCGGGGAAAGCCTCCGGACCGTCGTTGGCCGTGAACCGGTACGGCTCGTCCGGCAGCACCACCAACTCCGGCTCGACCGCCAGCAGTTCGGGCAGCTTGATGGCCGGGTAGCGGTCCGGGTGCGCCTCGTACGCATTCCGCACCCCGAGCCGCCGCAGCAGATCGCCCGCGAAGGTGTCGCGGCCGAGCACCATCCACGGCCGCCGCCAGATCGGCACCACCGCCCGGCGCGCCGGACCGGTCGGTGGCGGCAGCTGTGCCCAGGCCCGCTCCGCCCGCGCCAGCCAGGCCGGCCGCGGCAGCCCGCAGGCCGCGGTGAGCAGGCGGTCCAGCGAGCGGAACGCCTGGTCGAGTGAGCGCACCTCGGTGACATGGACCGGCACCCCCGCCGCCCGCAGCGCGGCCAGGTCGGGCGCCCGGTTCTCCTCCTCATTGGCGATCACCAGATCCGGCCGCAGCGCCTGAACCGCCGCCAGATCCGGATTCTTGGTGCCACCGATCCGCGCGACCTCCAGGCCCACCGGGTGACTGCACCAGTCGGTGGCGCCGACCAGCAGGCCGGGCGCGGTCACGGCCACCGCCTCGGTGAGGGAGGGCACCAGCGACACCACCCGCCGCACGGGGCCGCGCAGCGGGACGGGGTGGCCGAGGTCATCGATGAGGGAAGCGGTCACCGGGTCAGCGTATGGGACGAGACGTTCCCGGCACCCCCGCAGCGGGGCTGACGGCGCTCCCGGGCGCGCGGTCGAAGACGCAGTCACCGCACAGGCCGCCGCCCGGGATCCGGTAGTAGAGGCAGCAGCTGTTCCGCCGCAGCGAATCGCCCCGCAGGGTCCCGAGCAGCGGCTCGCGCGCCAGCAGCTCGCCGGCCACGGCGGCCACCCGGCGATGGTCGGGCGCGGGAAGCTGCCGGCGCATCTGCCGCACCGTGCCGACCAGTGCGGACGCCGCGTTGCCCGCGAGCAGCCCGTCCGCGACGGGGGCGACCGCCTGCACGGCGGTGGCCAGCGGCGCGAGCGCACCGGCGACCGCGGCCCGGTGCACGTCCTCGGCGGGTGCGGGGCCGGCCGGCTGCGCGGCCGAGCCCGGCAGCCACAGCTCCAGCGGACCGTCCGCCGGCTGCCGCCAGTGCACCCGCTCCGCATCGAACTCCGGCACCAGCCCGCCGACCGCCAGCATGCCCAGCGTGACCGACCAGAAGCGGGCGGCGAGCCCCAGATGGGTGATTGACGCGGCCACCCGCGGCTCCGCCGTGCGCAGCTTCCCGGCGACCTCCCCGATCCGCACCGCCAGCGGCGCGCCCGGCCCGGTCGCGAAGAGCGCACCCAGCGGCCGGTACCCGTCCGGCGGGACGGGACCGGTCTCGACGGCGAAGTAGGGGCCGAGGGCGCGGACGCCGCGGAGCACGGCGGCGGAGTCGGTGGTCATGGGGTCATGTCTACCGGACCTCGGTGGGCACCAGTGCACACCGGGGAGCACCATGGGAAGCCGAAGGGGGTGCCGAGGGAGGTAGGCGGCGATGGCCAGACCGATCTGGACGGGCACGCTCAGCTTCGGGCTGGTCGCGGTGCCGGTGGGGCTCTACTCGGCCACCGAGGACCATGCCGTGCACTTCCGGCAGCTCCAGCGCGGCACCTCCGACCGGGTGCGCAACCAGCGGGTCAACGAGCGCACCGGCGAGGAGGTCGGCTTCCGCGACATCGTCAAGGGCTACGAGCTGGCCGAGGGCGAGTACGTGGTGGTGGAGCCGGAGGAACTGGAGCAGATCTCGCCCGGACGGTCCAAGTCGCTCGACATCAGCGGCTTCGTCGACCTGGGCCAGATCGACCCGATCTACTTCGACAAGACGTACTACCTCGGGCCGCGCGGCGCCGAGTACGCCAAGGTGTACGGGCTGCTGCACCGGGCGCTCGCCGAGACCAACCGGGCCGGGCTCGCCAGCTTCGTGATGCGCGGCAAGCAGTACCTGGCGGCGGTCCGGGTGGAGGGCGACGTGCTGGTGCTGCAGACCATGCACTACGCGGACGAGGTGCGCGATCCGCACCGCGAGATCGACAACCTGCCGGACCAGCCGGTGACGCCCTCGGAGAAGGAACTGGCGGTGGCCTGCCAGCTGATCGACGCGCTCAGCACCGACTGGGAGCCGGACTCCTACCACGACAGCTACACCGCCCAGGTCCGCGAACTGGTGGAGGCCAAGCTCGAAGGCAAGGAGGTGGTGGTCGCCGAGCCGGCGCCGGAGTCGACCAATGTGGTGGACCTGATGGCAGTGCTGGAGCGCAGCCTCAAGCAGGCCGGGGAGAGCGGCGGCCAGCAGGAGGAACCGAAGGCGGCCGGCAAGAAGGCCTCGGGGCAGAAGGCGGCCGCGCCCGCGCAGCAGGCCGAGGAGCCGCCCGCCGAAGCGGCGGGCGATCTGACGCAGCTGAGCAAGGCCGAGCTCTATCGGCTGGCGACCGAGCGCGAGGTGCCGGGCCGTTCGTCGATGACCCGGGACCAGCTGCTGGCCGCGCTGGGCGAGCAGGCGCCGAAGAAGCGCAGGCTGCGCGCGGTGTCGTAACCGCGTCGGTCGACACCGCGCCCGGTCGATACCGTGTGCGGTTGACGCAACGCCGAGCCCGGTCGAGCAGCCGGGCCGCAGGTCAGCCGGGCAGCGTGCCGGCCGCGCCCGGGTCGGTGAGCGCGGCATGCGGATCGCCGCGGTCGGCGACGAGTTCGGCCACGGCGCCGGGCGTGAACGCCAGGTCTTCCGCACGGCGGCAGGCGGCCAACTCCGGCCAGTCGAGCGGCGCCGAGACGGCCGGCTCCGGCCGGGCCCGCAGCGAGTAGACGGCGGCCGTGTTCTTGGCACTGCTGTTCTGCGACCAGTCCACGAAGACCCGCCCGGGCCGCAGCTGCTTGGCCATCTGGTCGACCACCAGATCCGGCAGCGCCCGTCGCAGCCTCCTGGCCAACTCCCGTGCGTACTCGGAGACTTGCTCGGCAGGCGTGTTGACCAGCGCCACCGTCAGGTGCAGGCCCTTGCTGCCGGTGGTCTTCGGGAAGGCCGTCAGGCCGTCCGCCGCCAGCAGCTCACGCGCGGTGAGCGCCACCACGCAGCACTCCAGCAGCCCGGCGCCCTCGCCCGGATCCAGGTCGATGATCAGCCGGTCGTGGCTGTCGGGCTGCTCCCGCCACTGCGGCACGTGGATCTCCAGGCAGCCCAGGTTGGCGGCCCAGAGCAGCGTCGGCAGGTCGCCCACCACCACCTGCGGCATGGTCTCCTGACGGTGCGTCACTGCCAGTCTCGGCACCCAGGCGGGCGAGCCGGGCGGCACCCGCTTGGCCCAGAACTGCTGGCCGGTGACCCCCTCCGGCAGCCGCAGGAAGCTGGCCGGCCGCCCCGCCAGGTGCGGCAGCATGGCCGGTGCCACCCGGGTGTAGTAG
Protein-coding regions in this window:
- a CDS encoding helical backbone metal receptor; amino-acid sequence: MTASLIDDLGHPVPLRGPVRRVVSLVPSLTEAVAVTAPGLLVGATDWCSHPVGLEVARIGGTKNPDLAAVQALRPDLVIANEEENRAPDLAALRAAGVPVHVTEVRSLDQAFRSLDRLLTAACGLPRPAWLARAERAWAQLPPPTGPARRAVVPIWRRPWMVLGRDTFAGDLLRRLGVRNAYEAHPDRYPAIKLPELLAVEPELVVLPDEPYRFTANDGPEAFPGIPAALLSGRHLTWYGPSLLEAPTVLGEQLRR
- the ku gene encoding non-homologous end joining protein Ku, producing the protein MARPIWTGTLSFGLVAVPVGLYSATEDHAVHFRQLQRGTSDRVRNQRVNERTGEEVGFRDIVKGYELAEGEYVVVEPEELEQISPGRSKSLDISGFVDLGQIDPIYFDKTYYLGPRGAEYAKVYGLLHRALAETNRAGLASFVMRGKQYLAAVRVEGDVLVLQTMHYADEVRDPHREIDNLPDQPVTPSEKELAVACQLIDALSTDWEPDSYHDSYTAQVRELVEAKLEGKEVVVAEPAPESTNVVDLMAVLERSLKQAGESGGQQEEPKAAGKKASGQKAAAPAQQAEEPPAEAAGDLTQLSKAELYRLATEREVPGRSSMTRDQLLAALGEQAPKKRRLRAVS
- the ligD gene encoding non-homologous end-joining DNA ligase codes for the protein MTDPTATVTEVAGRRLRLTHLDRVLYPGSGFTKAAMLHYYTRVAPAMLPHLAGRPASFLRLPEGVTGQQFWAKRVPPGSPAWVPRLAVTHRQETMPQVVVGDLPTLLWAANLGCLEIHVPQWREQPDSHDRLIIDLDPGEGAGLLECCVVALTARELLAADGLTAFPKTTGSKGLHLTVALVNTPAEQVSEYARELARRLRRALPDLVVDQMAKQLRPGRVFVDWSQNSSAKNTAAVYSLRARPEPAVSAPLDWPELAACRRAEDLAFTPGAVAELVADRGDPHAALTDPGAAGTLPG
- a CDS encoding (2Fe-2S)-binding protein; its protein translation is MAAFQAVTRRGPRALWGMVADDLVSGIWYLGRMLDREEHAAARAAELLPGGTAPLHGPAGFRRLPAGELTRTRAGCCMYYAIRPAEACLTCPRVGDAERSRRLTA
- a CDS encoding (2Fe-2S)-binding protein produces the protein MTTDSAAVLRGVRALGPYFAVETGPVPPDGYRPLGALFATGPGAPLAVRIGEVAGKLRTAEPRVAASITHLGLAARFWSVTLGMLAVGGLVPEFDAERVHWRQPADGPLELWLPGSAAQPAGPAPAEDVHRAAVAGALAPLATAVQAVAPVADGLLAGNAASALVGTVRQMRRQLPAPDHRRVAAVAGELLAREPLLGTLRGDSLRRNSCCLYYRIPGGGLCGDCVFDRAPGSAVSPAAGVPGTSRPIR